The Spea bombifrons isolate aSpeBom1 chromosome 4, aSpeBom1.2.pri, whole genome shotgun sequence genome segment TCTGtgaccgttttttttttacctatataTAGAAGCATAGTATTTGATAGAAGAAATTAACAATtcatttttgctaaaaaaaaaaaaaaaacttaaaccttAACCTCTTGTTTTGAGTTTTGCAGGACAAGGGGGGTTGAAAACTGGCCAGGGCTACCATTGTAAGATTGCATGATGTTAACAGGAATTTGGGAATTTGTTTTGACAGATGAAAGACCTTGCACTGTCATTTTGTCATCAACTGCAATCAAAATTTCTTGATCAACCCCTAGGAGAACAGGTATGGGGCGTGCTTgcctttacattttaattttatgtacaCATGTCCAATTTTACAACAAAATATGATCttacattctctctctctctctcctttcccttACACTGCTTGGTAGCTCTATCTTTCGATTATCTTTCCAATTTAAAGGATACATCTACCTTGCAAATGTATTCTCAGTGCATCCAAAAACCTGGTCTTCATGGCTCCGTAACAATGCATGTTATAAGGGAACCCAACTTTTGCACACTTAGTACATATTTATCTTTAATATAGCTTGTGGGTCTTTCTGCATAACGGGTGCTTTGTTCAACAGGTTGTATAGTGAGCATAACATAGACTTGTCCTAATACTGATGGTTCTTGTCCCAAGGTTATCAAGAATCTATTGTTTGTGGCTAAAGTTATATACCTTCTTCATGCTGACGAGGAACAATCAGAAGATAATAACAAGGTTAACTGCAATGAAGAAGACGACCATCAAGAAACTGCAGCGGATGCCTCAGGAGATGAGGAGACAACTGAAAAGGATGCAGTAGAGGGGGCCACTTTACTGTGGCTAATGAAGAAACTATCTGTCCTGGCAAAAAGAGAAGCTGCTCATACACCTAAAAATCCTCTCAAGGTTAATACAACactatttcatttaattattggAGTGTTCAGTTATTATAGTTAGTGTAGCATCAATCAGTGATGTATCCTGCCCTAGGCAAGTCCACAGGGAGGCAGTCTACCTGGTACAAAACCAGGGGGTAGGTCGCCCTCTCAGAGAGATCAAGACCCCAGTGTCCTGTTGCTTATTGGGccagttacaggggagatctttgatctacCCAACCGGGCCTATTTACACTACAGAAGCTGTGCCAGTTCAGCACAACTTCCATAGACTAAATTAAAATGTGCCATGTGCATTAAGACACAGCGCGCCAGGAAATGAAAACATATCCCAGAGCTCCATTTCTTTAAGGCGCATTTATTGTACCATGGACGCTGACcatggaggaagagatgattgggggtgctgccctaggttgGGCCTAGGGTGGCCCCAAAGGTAAACACATTACTGGCATCAATGCACATTTATTCTAGAATGGTGTATAACATTACAGACTTCAAGTTTATCAACTCTCAGATAAGGGGCTGTATCACTGTATTTCTCATATAGTGGTAGTaatatacaaatgttttttttttttctttcaaatgtaTCATAAATTGGAAAATATGCAAACTAGAATGGTTGGTTGGCATATTTTGTGCTTTGGAAACAAGGGAAACTTAGAATGCTTCAGAAGTGTGTGTATTCTTGCTTAACTAACCTGGGTGGTGACCTAACTATATCAggttatgtatttatgtatacatgttgaAGACAATTTTGCATGCTAGTTTAGTTTTCTTTAATTACTGGATTGGAAAATTAGACTTCTACTGGAACCAGGAGGTTTAAGCAGGAAACATACTTTATGCTCAAAAGGACTGAAAATAGTGGGACTAGCAGCAGCGGCAATATTtgctagcaaaacatcagtATTCGGATAGTATACATGTAACACTGCTGTGCtcacattgatttcagtgggagtgctactgagcatgtgcaagaagtgtacaTAAGCAAGCTTTTGGCTTGCTTATGTAAGTGAGTTAAGGAGTTAAGtgacagaagtctcattttctagttccattaaaaaaaagaaaaacatggttGCACCAATTGGTATGATGTATAAAGCATTGGGAACCATACAAAATGAAGGCAGAAGGATAGTCCACTAGACATGGAGCTTATTTGGAATGTAACTTGTATTGCATATTAGCCATGATTGCGTTCTGGTATTTCACTTTTCTTACATATCCTCTGTGCATGTGCAACCTTACAGAGAACTTGCATATTCAAATTCCTGGGAGCTCTGGCTGTGGATCTTGGAAAAGAAAGAGTCAAACCATTTCTCCCTGTTATCATCACTCCACTTTTCAGAGAGTTGAACAGCACCTATTCAGAACAAGGTATGCAACGTAATGTAAAGAAAACTTCACTTCAACAAGATCTATCACAGACTAAACACCGTATTTAGATCACAAGTTGAAATCCAACAtgatatttttctattatagttgtggaaaataaaaacaatatccaAGATTAGCATGCGCAAACACTCCCAATCCTCTCTGATGTGTCACAGAATGATGTGGGCACAAGCACATTCCTAGGATTCTGTGTCAAAATAGAAGAGGGTAGCCCAAAAAGGTTTTGCGAAGGACATATCTATAAATGCCACAACGCAAGCCTTGTCTCGGACACATTGATATTGAGTTGTCACAATCTAAGACAGCAAGCTTGTATTTTCTGCATACTTTCTTTGTATGCGATTTTAGCATGTCGTTAATAAACTTTGTATAACATTCCTATCTGCCTAGGTTGGTTGTTACCTAGATCAAAAGAAAAATCTCACACTATTCTATAAtataaaagcatgttttttcttattataaatTCTCCTTTTAACCAGATGTTTTTAGCTCCTGAGCAGGCCCCCCCATTGCATTTTAAGTCCaaattattatatgatataccTATTATGTCCTATTTACCCACTGTTCAGAGCTACTTTATCTGAATgcactatataaacaaaaaaaaaaatcataattgtaGATTTCTGCAGGTAAAAAGACTATTGGAAAGCCTTAGTCTGTTGGACATTAAATCTCTTTAAGAAATAAGGCAGGCTCATACAATTAAGTACTGTATTCTTTTTCAGATCCAACCCTCAAAAATCTGTCTCAAGAGATCATCGACCTACTTAAGAACTTGGTGGGGCTGGAGAATTTCTCTTTGTCATTTTCAGCCGTTCAGAAACAAGCCAATCAGAAGAGGGTCatgaggaaaaaacaaaaggcattacAGGTATTGCTTTATCTGTTTTCTGTAGATGTCTAGTGCTGGATGgccagataaaatatatatatcataagcaCATAATTTATTAACGTCTATTTGAACCTATGTAAAAGTCACCGCAGTATTGGGAATTATGGAATCTTACGCTCATTTGTTATGTCTAGAGATCCTCTTACAATACACTTAGGGCTGTTACCGGAACGTTAAGTGATCGCTACAAGGTTTCCTGAAATTGTATTAGCTGtcttaaaaaaacatgcacGTAATCCAGGGATTGTCAGGAGCGCTATATTTTCTGTAACACACGAAAGAGCTCTACTCAAGGCAGCAACGATgatccagaataacacaaaaaagttcctaaatatgtgtgtgaaaaaaagtaatgaGAAATATATGGGAACAATTGGGGCTTacttataaaaagtgattctggtgcaaaatcgGCAGTGAAAGctcttccattgaaatcaatgcacACCAAGgaagtttaaagggacctctcagctaccATATGCATACAACAGCAGGATTGCTGAATTAATATGATATAACATCATAGTTTCAACTAAGACACTTATATGACTGGTGGCCTGGGCAGATACTGCTGGAGAAATCCACCATGGATTtcccttatttttaaaaaaaagtttggctggtttttaaaaaaaaattttatatattatttttacacagaaatggttagaggtcttcctagggacctcctgaacatgccagtgatgtcacaatgacatcacggctcacataattttttttgtattatttatattattattttaatgatttatttaatattttttaaatgaattaactttttttttttctgcttttctctttcaggacgggagggggagtgagagagatggtttctcactcccctccccgcgatccccctgcactctctatgcaggtcctcacagatctgcatagagatcgcagcgtctctgtgcctcttcggagggcaggatatccccagtgacgcaacccggaagggaatgcccgatcgcatgtttgcaactgcgcgatcgggcactttcaacggTAAcggcttaccggctttcatgccggaagctgttacgggagatcgggcagcagaaagccagcgctgccggcttctgctgccaggggggagtccaggctgtcaaacgtccataggggtttctttgtgggcgttttttggacgtcccggtccgtctataggggaatgaaggggttaaataccccATTTTAAGGATTTTTGGTTGTGTACACTAGTACAAAAACAGCATTGTCAATTGAGATCCAGAATGGAAAATGCCTGTGCTTGAATTTCAACacgttttgttttaattttaggtGGTGGCTAATCCAGACCTGGCAGCTAAGAAGAagcttaaaaaacacaaaaacaaaattgagtcgaaaaaaagaaaaattgagtTCCTGCGCCCTGGCTATAAAGCCAAAAAACCACGTAGCAATACTCTTAAAAATTTAGCAATGGTTCAATGAAAGACTATCGGACTCTTTTGTGCAgtgaaaaatattgtatatatatggaGTGTGGTTGAAGTACATTAATATACCTCTGAGGCAACCAGTGTGAAGCATTCTTACACTATTGTACAGTTTAATGTACTGATTGACATTTTataattaaagctgaaatgtATAATGTTCCCGTTGTGAACCCACAATACTTCTGACAGGTTGATAGATCATGTTTATTAACATTAACAGAATATAGAGTTTAAAACTGGGTAAAGGGTGTGTTTTCACAAGAAGTTTCAGAACGGAACTGATAAAATCCGGACTTCATACATACAGTTTCAGGATGTCCAAATTAACTGTTGCAGTCCACCCACAGGGAATGTTTGATTTTACTCTGCCTAAAGCACATGCATCTAGCAGTTGTAGACCGGTCTcttctccccctcccccccccagaAAAATTGTATAAATGCAGCAGTCCTTTTAAGACATTTGATACATATCACTTTTATACTTCACTATTTTCGTGGTCAAGCAAGTATCGCTTGTTAAAGATTTCCAAGAGAGGTCATTAAAGAAATGGTTTATTTTGGAAGAATTTAAAATCTTTCTCCACAGAGCTAAGAAAACTGAACTACGTAGTTTATGGCTATTCTCTCCATAAGATTGTAGTTGACATTTTGttatagtattaaaaatactcCACCCCAAAGAAAAATGGCCTCACACCCAAGTGCATTCTCCAAAGATCCATTGTCATTACaaacatttcatataaataaagtaaagctACACTACTTATAGATAAAGCACATGTGATAGCACAGTATGGTACACTGCCGTTTGAGAATAGATGATGCATCTCTAACATCCTTCTTGATAAGTCCAGGTGGTGGTGAGTTCTATGTACATACAGCCACATTTGTGGAGTGGTAAGAGTTTTACTGCCTGCTCTTCAGGGACTCCACCAACCTGCAACGTAGAAAAGAGTAgtttaattcaataaaaatacaattttataagGCAGTTTCAGCTCTATAGACAGACTAGGGATTGTGTATAAATAGCAATTCTCTTGCAAACTAGTTCAGTTACTGTAAAAACTATTAGTAATAACATTTCATTACCCATTTGCACCAgaacagctattttttttttttttacaaaacccCTGATGGTAACATCTATACAATTGATAGGAACACACTGTAGTAAGGGGCTTGATTATGGGAGCAGGTGAATTTACTTTTTGGTAATAAAGATGTTTGTCATCTTTAGGTACCAAGAAAAACATAACTATACAAATAATTAAACCTATGTACATCCTTAATAACTGCACCAAGACTGGCCTGTTCTACAATACATGAAAAATGCAAACACCTATAGAAGTACAGTCTATTCTACAGGTATGTGCTTCACTGCATGTTGCTCCATTGTGTCCTCTTGGCACCTTCTCCCAATGAACCCTCCACATACTATACAGACAAATCGCTACTTGTTATGGGAAACATTACAATGACAAGAATAGCAGCGGCTCTGGCTAAGAAACAGATACAATTGTATCTTTACCATTCCATTGCTTCATCCAGTCCAGTGCCCTTTGTAGCCGATGTTTTGAAAATCTGCCATTTTCGATCTTTCAAAGCTGGTAAACCAAGAGAATTTGCAACTTCCGTAGGAGTCATTGCCTGTTCCATATCTTGTTTGTTTGCAAATACAACCAAAATGGCTTTTTTCAACTCTTCTTCCTAAAGGAAAGTTACATTTTGAACAGATTAATAGTACTGTTGCTTTTTACTTAAGCATGGATCAAACAGACATTTAATCCATTTCAAAAGACTGCAATTAGGAGTTCCTTAATTTACATCCGTTTTATAGCTTATCAGgctacatttaataaataaaaaaaacatactgatAATCATGATCCACTTAACAGGTGAGTTACTTAATCACCGTATAATTTAATTGAACCAATAAACCATTACAAGATTTGATGATCCAGATAATACACTAGCATTCAAAAGTTTCATCACTTAGAAACGTCATTGTTTTAGAAAGGAATGCAaattttgtctattaaaataacatgaaatggatcagaaatacagcgtaGATGTTAaggttgtaaatgactattgtagctggaaacggccatttaaaaaacaaattggaatatctttataggcgtaCAGGGGTCCTTATCGTTACCGTATTCAAGTTTATCATTTGAGAAGGCTAATCGATCATTAGAAGGCTATTTTGCAGTTcttacatggaaaacaaggacattttcaGCTTTGCTTTTTATAATTGATGTTTCTGatccgctttttttttttactgtctaCATGGTGCTTTACCTCTAACATGGCAACAAGCTCTGATTTGGAGATCCCAAGTCTGTCTCTATCACAGCTGTCTACCACATATATCACAGCATCAGTGTTGGAATAATAGCAGCGCCAATAGGGTCTGGGGGGAaacaaaagttatttttcaGCAGAAAACGTTACAATCCTTTGTTagggatacttttttttttgtcaccacCTGTCTGGCTATGTGGACTTGAAAATTTTTTGGTAGTCTAAAAACTCATATGTACCAATGGACAGCTACAATTCATAAACAGATACCAGAAATATTGCCCGAGCTGTTGCCAAAGAAGACCTAGCTAGTGTCACCATTCAGTGTAAGAAATAatctgtgtaatatatatatatatatatatatatatatatataacctttaaAACAAAGACTGCAAATCTAAAACAGTAATTAGAG includes the following:
- the ARL1 gene encoding ADP-ribosylation factor-like protein 1; the protein is MGGFFSSIFSSLFGTREMRILILGLDGAGKTTILYRLQVGEVVTTIPTIGFNVETVTYKNLKFQVWDLGGQTSIRPYWRCYYSNTDAVIYVVDSCDRDRLGISKSELVAMLEEEELKKAILVVFANKQDMEQAMTPTEVANSLGLPALKDRKWQIFKTSATKGTGLDEAMEWLVESLKSRQ